A window of Thermococcus aggregans contains these coding sequences:
- a CDS encoding S16 family serine protease, which yields MKKMLSTLALILLLLPLANAQCPEKGNTVVLKAPAVSRTSSGELIGVATDFVITVAPGNGHVYVETWPLAEVDMQASARLAAQVAGKVLGVDISKYDVFIQVKSDAPIIGGPSAGGTMTVGIIAALEGWEIRKDVMMTGMINPDGSIGPVGGILEKASAAHSVGAKLFLIPEGQRIQIVQKTEQKQIGPIVQITSKSEKVDVVEYAKERWGLEVKEIRDIYEAVYYFTGKKIEKPSVPADLKVDTSFLKDDALKDYDETLDYYNQVENKLKNSDVSYTTYSYLKNALNEAKDKLDEAKKNLDEGMYYTALSLDFQARIAIRHVDWYLDVKNEADLENLLKKVDDEIKDTENYVSNLTIKGITMLQAVAASEERVEQAKSLLKDAWSSYYAGNYWDAISNAAFAYERIQTARFWASLGERYAKGEIIERDNLKDTAREYLDNSRLIITYITSMFGEANLQDLVNLMNEGEEYYQDGKYSAAIFSAMEARIRAEIILDTLGIDNETVLMDKLQRMKEDAKVAIAIAQKEGIYPLLSLAYYEFAQSYEKQGGLENIQTAMVFYQYVKETSTVFLSTTTPPKITEEPLIPLTTPLTNQTVPQNTTSPVQQETNGYPIPLIAGTLVIGLLLGFIAGRKT from the coding sequence ATGAAAAAAATGCTCTCAACGCTGGCGTTGATCCTTTTGCTCTTGCCCCTTGCGAATGCTCAATGTCCAGAGAAGGGAAACACCGTTGTCCTAAAAGCTCCAGCGGTATCGAGAACATCAAGCGGCGAACTAATAGGTGTAGCAACGGATTTTGTGATCACAGTTGCTCCAGGAAATGGGCACGTGTATGTGGAAACTTGGCCACTGGCAGAAGTGGATATGCAGGCATCGGCAAGATTAGCAGCTCAGGTAGCTGGGAAAGTTCTTGGCGTAGACATAAGCAAATACGATGTTTTTATTCAAGTAAAGTCCGATGCTCCAATTATTGGAGGTCCTTCCGCTGGGGGAACCATGACCGTCGGCATAATAGCCGCTTTAGAGGGATGGGAAATAAGAAAAGACGTAATGATGACGGGTATGATAAATCCCGATGGAAGCATCGGGCCAGTGGGGGGAATTTTGGAGAAAGCCTCAGCTGCTCATAGTGTCGGGGCAAAGCTCTTCTTAATTCCTGAAGGTCAGAGAATACAGATAGTCCAAAAGACGGAGCAAAAGCAAATAGGCCCAATAGTGCAAATAACAAGCAAGTCCGAGAAAGTTGACGTGGTTGAATACGCAAAAGAGAGATGGGGTCTTGAAGTTAAGGAGATTAGGGATATATATGAGGCCGTTTACTATTTCACGGGAAAGAAGATAGAGAAACCATCAGTACCGGCAGATTTGAAAGTTGACACCTCTTTCCTAAAGGACGATGCGCTAAAGGATTATGATGAGACCCTAGATTACTACAACCAGGTTGAGAATAAGCTCAAAAACAGCGATGTCAGTTATACAACATATTCCTATCTTAAAAATGCTCTAAATGAAGCCAAAGACAAGCTAGACGAAGCCAAAAAGAACTTAGATGAAGGCATGTATTACACAGCCCTAAGCCTTGACTTTCAGGCGAGGATCGCTATAAGACATGTGGACTGGTATTTAGATGTGAAAAACGAGGCCGATTTAGAGAATCTGCTGAAAAAGGTTGATGACGAAATAAAGGACACCGAGAACTATGTCTCAAATCTTACGATAAAAGGAATAACGATGCTCCAAGCAGTTGCTGCGAGTGAAGAGAGAGTTGAACAGGCAAAGTCCCTTTTGAAAGATGCTTGGTCATCCTATTACGCTGGAAATTACTGGGATGCAATAAGTAATGCTGCCTTCGCATACGAGAGAATACAAACAGCGAGATTCTGGGCATCTTTAGGAGAAAGATATGCAAAAGGAGAGATAATTGAGAGAGATAACCTAAAAGACACCGCAAGGGAATACCTAGATAATTCGAGGCTCATAATAACATACATAACCTCAATGTTTGGGGAGGCAAACCTTCAGGATCTCGTGAACTTGATGAACGAAGGGGAGGAATACTACCAGGACGGCAAATATTCGGCGGCTATTTTTTCGGCAATGGAAGCTAGGATAAGAGCTGAGATAATCTTAGATACCCTGGGAATTGACAATGAGACTGTGCTTATGGACAAGCTTCAGAGAATGAAGGAAGACGCCAAAGTCGCTATTGCAATAGCTCAAAAAGAAGGTATCTACCCCCTCCTAAGTTTGGCTTACTATGAATTTGCCCAAAGTTATGAAAAGCAGGGCGGTTTAGAAAACATTCAGACTGCAATGGTGTTCTACCAGTATGTAAAAGAAACCTCGACGGTATTCTTAAGCACAACGACTCCACCAAAGATAACAGAAGAGCCTCTCATCCCCCTCACTACGCCGCTTACAAACCAAACGGTACCTCAAAACACCACCTCTCCAGTTCAACAGGAAACTAATGGATATCCAATACCCTTAATAGCCGGCACCCTTGTAATTGGCCTCCTTCTAGGCTTTATAGCTGGAAGAAAGACTTAA
- a CDS encoding SagB/ThcOx family dehydrogenase translates to MNYRKISIFIVVLVVVSSVVLFLKPYFPRGGELMYSGEKILLPEPRLEGEMSVEEAIAKRKSIRTYKNQPLTIKELAQLLWACQGITHDNKRVAPSAGATYPFEIFVVVGNVEGLKPGIYHYDPFEHSLTMIKEGDFRKELQKAALNQNWVGKAAVDIVLVAFYERTTKYYGERGIRYVHMEAGHIGQNIYLQATALNLGTVAVGAFYDEEVAKIIGTNGAPLYIFPVGRI, encoded by the coding sequence ATGAACTATCGAAAGATTTCAATCTTCATTGTGGTTCTTGTAGTGGTGTCGTCAGTTGTCTTATTCCTAAAACCTTATTTTCCTAGAGGAGGGGAACTCATGTACTCTGGAGAGAAAATTCTTCTACCAGAACCAAGATTGGAAGGAGAAATGAGTGTAGAAGAGGCTATTGCGAAGAGAAAAAGCATCAGAACATATAAAAATCAGCCCCTCACTATAAAGGAACTCGCTCAACTATTATGGGCGTGTCAAGGAATAACCCACGACAACAAGCGGGTAGCTCCAAGTGCTGGAGCAACCTATCCATTTGAGATTTTTGTTGTGGTTGGAAATGTGGAGGGTTTGAAGCCGGGGATATATCACTACGACCCCTTTGAACATAGTTTAACAATGATCAAAGAGGGAGACTTTAGGAAGGAGCTTCAAAAAGCGGCATTGAACCAAAATTGGGTAGGAAAAGCCGCTGTTGATATTGTGCTGGTTGCCTTTTACGAAAGGACAACCAAATACTACGGAGAAAGGGGAATTAGATACGTCCACATGGAGGCAGGGCATATAGGACAGAATATATATCTCCAGGCTACGGCTTTGAATTTGGGAACAGTAGCTGTTGGAGCATTTTATGATGAAGAAGTGGCAAAAATCATTGGAACGAATGGAGCTCCACTCTATATCTTCCCCGTGGGGAGGATTTAG
- a CDS encoding cupin domain-containing protein, with protein MFVGHYKDVEEKEVTMEGVENTTIRWLISPKVGAKNFAMRYFVIRKGGKIPIHQHDWEHEIFIIKGEGYITNGRKTVKVMPGSFLYIPPNEPHGYENPDSETLEFLCLIPVKEGAIPPEEMGE; from the coding sequence ATGTTTGTTGGACACTACAAAGACGTAGAAGAAAAAGAAGTTACAATGGAAGGAGTTGAGAACACAACAATAAGATGGCTCATCTCCCCGAAGGTAGGAGCCAAAAACTTTGCAATGAGATATTTTGTTATTAGAAAAGGCGGAAAAATACCAATCCACCAACACGATTGGGAGCATGAGATATTCATCATAAAGGGAGAGGGATACATAACAAACGGAAGGAAAACAGTGAAAGTCATGCCAGGCAGCTTTCTCTACATCCCTCCAAATGAGCCACATGGATATGAAAACCCAGATTCAGAAACCCTTGAGTTCTTATGCCTAATTCCAGTAAAGGAAGGCGCTATACCGCCGGAAGAAATGGGCGAGTGA
- a CDS encoding uracil-xanthine permease family protein, whose amino-acid sequence MANGIKVGIEEKVESKRAVLLGFQHVLAMFGATVTVPLVVGTAIGLEQREIALLIQVVLLAMGIATLLQTTIGSRYPIVQGSSFAFIPGLISIGKSLGLAAVEGALIVGGLIEAAIGAFGVVGKVKRLFSPVVTGVTIMLIGFSLAHVAVKYTFNFFADPSGATIPKAFFIALVTFSTTVYVALKGKGSLRAMPVIVGATVGYLISIPLGMADTSLVKELPLFNLPKPLPWGTPVFEASAIITLLFAFIVSIIESVGDYHAISAIAEAPITNRNINRGIMSEGLACSIAGFLGACGTTSYSENIGLVALTKVASRQAVQMGGVILIVLAMIPKFSGILASLPQPVLGGLTIALYGMISVTGLRLIKEKVELNDRNMLIIASALIVGLGAPQLPPEFIEHFPKIVGSILESGMAVGALTAILLDQLLR is encoded by the coding sequence ATGGCAAACGGAATTAAAGTTGGAATAGAGGAAAAAGTTGAATCAAAGAGGGCTGTTCTTTTAGGATTCCAGCACGTCCTTGCAATGTTTGGAGCAACGGTTACAGTGCCTCTTGTCGTGGGAACGGCAATTGGACTTGAGCAGAGAGAGATAGCACTATTAATTCAAGTGGTTCTTCTGGCAATGGGAATAGCGACTCTCCTTCAAACCACGATAGGATCTAGGTACCCAATAGTTCAGGGTTCCAGCTTTGCATTCATTCCGGGCCTCATTAGTATAGGAAAGAGCTTGGGGTTAGCAGCAGTGGAAGGAGCCTTGATAGTGGGAGGTCTAATCGAAGCCGCAATAGGCGCATTTGGAGTTGTTGGAAAAGTTAAAAGACTCTTCTCCCCGGTAGTTACGGGGGTTACAATAATGCTTATAGGCTTCTCTCTGGCGCATGTTGCGGTAAAGTACACCTTCAACTTCTTTGCCGATCCAAGCGGTGCAACAATACCAAAGGCTTTCTTCATTGCACTTGTGACCTTCTCAACAACTGTCTACGTTGCACTCAAGGGGAAAGGCTCTTTGAGGGCAATGCCCGTAATAGTGGGTGCAACAGTTGGGTATCTCATCAGCATTCCACTCGGAATGGCAGACACCAGTTTGGTCAAGGAATTACCATTATTCAACCTCCCAAAACCTCTACCATGGGGCACTCCGGTCTTTGAAGCCTCTGCTATAATAACCTTGCTGTTCGCATTTATTGTAAGCATAATAGAGAGCGTTGGAGATTACCATGCAATTTCTGCAATAGCTGAAGCTCCAATAACAAACAGGAACATCAACCGGGGAATCATGAGCGAAGGGCTTGCATGTTCAATTGCCGGATTTCTAGGAGCCTGCGGTACAACAAGCTATTCCGAGAACATAGGATTAGTGGCCTTAACAAAGGTTGCGAGCAGGCAAGCGGTGCAGATGGGAGGAGTTATATTAATAGTCCTGGCGATGATTCCAAAGTTTTCCGGTATTTTGGCTTCCCTTCCTCAGCCGGTACTTGGGGGGCTTACGATAGCCCTCTATGGCATGATAAGTGTTACAGGGCTTAGATTAATAAAGGAAAAAGTAGAGCTAAACGACAGAAATATGCTTATAATTGCAAGTGCTCTGATTGTGGGGCTCGGAGCTCCCCAATTGCCTCCGGAATTCATTGAACACTTTCCAAAAATTGTGGGGAGCATTTTGGAATCAGGAATGGCCGTTGGGGCGTTAACGGCCATTTTGCTTGATCAATTGTTGAGGTGA
- the upp gene encoding uracil phosphoribosyltransferase, with translation MIEDKRWKGVYSFDDSPYLMEILTELRDKETDSIAFRKGLVKLGRFMGYEIIKTMETEKVKVETPLEETEGIIVKDRRNVVIVTVLRAAVPLMEGLVKVFEHARIGIVSASRGKPPKFEIEMNYVKIPQITPEDTVIIADPMIATGSTLVRVIEEVKKYGTPKRLIVLGVLAAPEGISRIKERFPDVEIFVTKIDRELNDKGYILPGLGDAGDRAFGAPIKLSNLPQVHPIE, from the coding sequence ATGATAGAGGACAAAAGATGGAAGGGTGTTTACTCCTTTGATGACTCTCCCTACTTAATGGAAATTTTAACAGAGCTCAGAGATAAGGAAACGGACTCCATAGCCTTTAGAAAAGGGCTTGTGAAACTCGGGAGATTCATGGGCTATGAAATAATCAAAACAATGGAAACAGAGAAAGTGAAGGTCGAGACACCCCTAGAGGAAACTGAAGGGATAATAGTTAAGGACAGAAGAAACGTGGTTATAGTAACTGTCCTTAGAGCAGCAGTGCCCCTAATGGAAGGGCTCGTGAAGGTGTTTGAGCATGCTAGAATTGGAATAGTCTCTGCGTCAAGAGGAAAACCTCCAAAATTTGAAATAGAGATGAACTACGTCAAAATCCCCCAGATAACACCGGAAGATACGGTAATCATAGCCGATCCCATGATAGCCACTGGATCAACTTTGGTGAGAGTTATCGAAGAGGTCAAAAAGTATGGCACTCCAAAGAGACTGATCGTGCTGGGCGTTCTCGCAGCTCCAGAAGGAATTAGTAGAATAAAGGAAAGATTCCCAGATGTTGAGATATTCGTAACAAAAATAGACAGGGAGCTCAACGACAAGGGATATATACTCCCAGGCCTTGGAGACGCCGGCGACAGGGCATTTGGAGCACCAATAAAGCTTTCGAATTTGCCCCAGGTGCACCCAATAGAGTAG
- a CDS encoding Lrp/AsnC family transcriptional regulator, whose protein sequence is MVDVDEIDKKILVELRKNGRITFTELSKKLGLSVASIKNRVDKLERLGAIKGYSALVEPAFLDEYLQTLIELELLADDPQAERALQEIGKLENVLGIYRKTGEFQIMIRANFRNMDELKSFLRFLSQRYLRKNLRRWRVAIILDVIKDNGVQISKGSQRR, encoded by the coding sequence ATGGTAGACGTAGATGAGATAGACAAAAAAATTCTGGTGGAGCTTAGAAAGAACGGCAGGATTACCTTTACAGAGCTTAGCAAGAAGCTCGGGCTATCTGTGGCAAGTATAAAGAATAGAGTGGATAAACTCGAGCGTCTTGGGGCGATAAAAGGTTATTCTGCTCTTGTGGAGCCCGCTTTTCTTGACGAATACCTACAGACTTTAATAGAACTTGAGCTTTTAGCTGACGATCCCCAAGCTGAGAGAGCTCTCCAAGAGATAGGAAAGCTCGAAAACGTCTTGGGCATTTATAGAAAGACCGGTGAATTTCAGATAATGATAAGAGCTAACTTCAGGAACATGGACGAATTGAAAAGCTTTTTAAGATTCCTTTCTCAAAGATACCTGCGTAAAAACCTCAGGCGATGGAGGGTCGCCATAATCCTCGATGTTATAAAAGACAACGGCGTCCAGATTTCCAAAGGCTCACAAAGGAGATGA
- a CDS encoding DEAD/DEAH box helicase: MLFVIRKGRKDNELEAFYIENEPEKLSQIQNLKAERIFRLIMRDKRLFKVLEGSKYQNPKEIEKMLKTARIVLTSDAEEWKEYFKIRLQNKKVEKAGLCRLCLLNGKITVLTEGNRIRYHHEFICESCAEEELKNELRYRFRSLGMFDQAKKLLERFRDLDKVMAIFDPRFDPTKNPDVTKWDELEPKHIKGEELSIDEINIPEEFKRVLKEEGVSKLLPVQSLAIKNGLLEGENLLVVSATASGKTLIGELAGVPKAIEGKKFLFLVPLVALANQKYEDFKRRYSKLGLKVAIRVGMSRIKTKDELVVVDTGIDADIIVGTYEGIDYLLRAGRKIGDVGTIVVDEIHMLDDEERGARLDGLIARLRKLYPNAQFIGLSATIGNPQELAKELGLKLVLYDERPVALERHVIIARNESEKWRYVAQLCKAETMRKSPQGFKGQSIVFTFSRKRCHELAAFLTSKGLKAKPYHSGLPYHQRKLTEMEFQAQMLDVVVTTAALGAGVDFPASQVIFESLAMGNKWLSVREFHQMLGRAGRPLYHEKGKVYLIVEPGRKYSAQMEGTEDEIAFKLLTAPIEPVCVEWSDEMEQDQVLAHSCIFSYLDDVEEVQNKCLGANQSAEKVLEKLEEFEFVKLRGKLVNVTPYGRAVSMSFLLPKEAQFIRKNLFKKHPREIAIKLQPFENVYLSGVVQRELEKAVRGRLSSNIFSPSFASILEELEKVLPEVSPNVQDKLFLIYQDFFMCEEEECTEYAMERVSLLIIELRRQGKHPTQIAEYFRRQYSLVVYPGDVFTWLDGIIRKLEAIERIAKVFRAKKAEFEARTLRRELEEGRKLRRD, translated from the coding sequence ATGCTCTTTGTTATCAGAAAGGGAAGGAAAGATAATGAGCTTGAGGCATTCTACATTGAAAATGAACCCGAAAAGCTTTCTCAGATCCAAAATTTAAAAGCTGAGAGAATTTTCAGGCTGATAATGAGAGATAAAAGACTTTTCAAGGTCTTGGAAGGAAGCAAATACCAAAATCCAAAAGAGATTGAAAAGATGCTTAAAACTGCGAGAATTGTTTTAACTTCTGACGCAGAGGAATGGAAGGAGTATTTTAAAATCAGGCTTCAAAACAAGAAAGTAGAGAAAGCAGGGCTTTGCAGACTCTGTTTGTTAAATGGAAAAATAACTGTGCTAACCGAAGGAAACAGAATAAGATACCACCACGAATTTATCTGCGAGAGTTGTGCAGAGGAAGAGCTGAAGAATGAGCTCCGCTACAGGTTTAGAAGTCTTGGGATGTTTGATCAAGCAAAGAAACTCCTCGAACGGTTTAGAGATTTGGACAAAGTAATGGCTATTTTTGATCCCCGTTTTGACCCAACAAAGAACCCAGACGTTACGAAGTGGGACGAACTTGAGCCAAAACACATTAAAGGTGAAGAGCTGTCCATAGACGAGATAAACATTCCCGAGGAATTTAAGAGAGTTTTAAAAGAAGAAGGCGTTTCAAAGCTCCTTCCAGTCCAAAGTTTGGCCATAAAAAACGGTCTTCTTGAGGGAGAAAATTTACTGGTGGTTTCTGCAACAGCGAGTGGAAAGACTTTAATTGGCGAGCTTGCAGGTGTCCCGAAAGCCATTGAGGGCAAGAAATTTTTGTTCCTTGTCCCCCTTGTTGCCTTGGCAAACCAAAAGTACGAGGACTTTAAAAGAAGGTATTCAAAACTCGGGCTTAAAGTGGCCATAAGAGTAGGAATGAGCCGCATAAAGACCAAAGATGAACTTGTCGTAGTAGATACCGGAATCGATGCAGATATAATCGTCGGAACTTATGAAGGCATTGACTATCTCCTTAGGGCAGGAAGAAAAATAGGAGACGTTGGAACCATAGTTGTAGATGAAATACACATGCTTGACGACGAAGAGAGGGGAGCCAGGCTCGATGGTCTTATTGCACGGCTCAGAAAGCTATATCCAAACGCACAGTTCATAGGGCTCAGCGCAACAATTGGCAACCCCCAGGAACTTGCAAAGGAGCTTGGATTAAAGCTCGTCCTTTATGATGAGAGGCCTGTGGCTTTAGAGAGACATGTGATAATTGCGAGAAATGAAAGCGAGAAGTGGCGCTATGTGGCTCAGCTGTGCAAGGCCGAAACAATGAGAAAATCCCCGCAAGGGTTTAAAGGCCAGAGTATAGTGTTCACGTTCTCAAGAAAGAGGTGTCACGAGCTTGCGGCGTTTTTAACGAGTAAAGGCCTGAAGGCAAAGCCGTATCACAGCGGTCTGCCCTACCACCAAAGAAAGCTCACTGAGATGGAGTTTCAAGCCCAAATGCTCGATGTGGTAGTAACTACAGCAGCCCTAGGAGCTGGAGTAGATTTTCCGGCATCTCAAGTAATATTCGAAAGCCTTGCAATGGGCAACAAATGGCTTAGCGTTAGGGAGTTCCACCAGATGCTGGGGAGAGCGGGAAGGCCTCTATACCATGAGAAGGGCAAAGTCTATCTCATAGTCGAGCCCGGAAGGAAATATTCTGCACAAATGGAGGGCACTGAAGACGAAATAGCGTTTAAGCTACTCACAGCACCAATAGAGCCCGTTTGCGTAGAGTGGAGCGATGAAATGGAGCAAGACCAGGTTTTAGCCCACTCATGTATTTTTTCATATTTGGATGATGTAGAGGAGGTTCAAAACAAATGTTTGGGTGCAAATCAAAGCGCAGAAAAAGTTCTTGAAAAGCTCGAAGAGTTTGAATTTGTGAAATTAAGAGGCAAGCTTGTAAACGTTACACCCTATGGAAGAGCCGTTAGTATGAGCTTTTTACTGCCAAAAGAAGCTCAGTTTATAAGGAAAAACCTCTTCAAGAAGCATCCAAGGGAAATTGCGATTAAGCTGCAGCCATTTGAGAACGTTTATCTTTCCGGAGTTGTCCAGAGAGAGCTTGAAAAGGCCGTTAGGGGAAGGCTGAGCAGCAACATCTTTTCCCCAAGCTTTGCTTCGATTTTAGAGGAGCTTGAAAAAGTTCTGCCAGAGGTTAGCCCAAACGTACAGGATAAGCTGTTTTTAATTTACCAGGACTTCTTCATGTGTGAGGAAGAGGAGTGCACCGAATACGCCATGGAGAGGGTTTCATTGCTTATAATCGAGCTCAGAAGGCAGGGGAAACATCCGACTCAAATAGCGGAGTACTTCAGAAGACAGTATTCCCTTGTGGTCTACCCGGGAGACGTCTTTACATGGCTTGACGGCATAATAAGGAAGCTCGAAGCTATTGAGAGAATCGCAAAGGTGTTTAGGGCAAAGAAAGCGGAATTCGAGGCAAGAACTTTGAGAAGAGAGCTAGAAGAGGGAAGAAAGTTAAGAAGGGATTAA
- a CDS encoding cob(I)yrinic acid a,c-diamide adenosyltransferase, protein MPITTKTGDKGTTGIFTGERIAKFSPIIEANGAIDELGSFLGEAKHYVDGELREILEKIQVELYSIMAEIASKGEYKKVGEKEISHLEELIKKFEEDIKLEGFVIPGSTLASAKFDVCRAVTRRAERKVSKVVLEYGIAEDALKYLNRLSDLLFVMARYVELKEGKIKYVR, encoded by the coding sequence ATGCCAATAACAACTAAAACTGGAGACAAAGGAACAACGGGAATATTCACTGGAGAGAGAATAGCAAAATTTTCTCCAATAATCGAAGCAAACGGCGCGATAGATGAACTGGGTTCATTCTTAGGCGAAGCGAAGCATTACGTTGATGGGGAACTTAGGGAAATTCTGGAAAAAATCCAGGTTGAGCTTTATTCCATTATGGCTGAAATTGCGAGTAAAGGGGAATACAAAAAGGTTGGAGAAAAGGAGATATCCCACTTGGAGGAGCTTATCAAAAAGTTTGAAGAGGACATTAAGCTTGAGGGCTTTGTTATCCCAGGCTCGACACTGGCGAGTGCAAAGTTTGACGTATGCCGAGCAGTGACAAGAAGGGCAGAAAGAAAGGTTTCTAAGGTGGTTCTGGAATACGGCATTGCCGAAGATGCTCTAAAATATCTCAATCGCCTGAGCGACCTGCTTTTTGTAATGGCACGTTACGTTGAGCTTAAAGAGGGTAAGATCAAGTACGTAAGGTGA
- a CDS encoding DUF4350 domain-containing protein: MNKKALLLIAILFLSMLPATAAGSVPYLSIHDIQYTTDPSGDSPYKGKTVITRGVVTAVYGTKGFFIQDGTGPWSGVYVYLADYSMPANLTIGSYVEVKGYVKEFYGLTELSVDKDYGNYVSVIGTAPLPDPVTLPTGNVSQEQWEGVLVKVENIIVTDENLGYGEWEVDDGSGPLRVDDLIYRYYPSRGQKLEYVVGVVYYSFGNFKLEPRSADDIKEYIPSVRITSLTVPDVAYRGTPVSIEMYIKNEGVFAENITVLLSIEDVVVLNKTLEIKAGEAKTVQYQWTPQALGSYEIKAEILGYDTKYSVVDVVEHPRIVTNYLLKFYDFRYTWDLKPAFEKQYNQYSSILSELQGYGVGFGSIEDKIMEINENVKLIEEYYSKYLELKPRYLTQYPVVPLRYLRRAYFLTRETEEKIKEILPVLNATLQEVRELIAQQANQTTTLGNQTVPGPSNTTQPSNQTMNQTQIEVKVVRVLVDASHEQYYNDKRLTGLINRIKEELGWLVDVNYQKPLTSEILSKYDILIMTNPEADITEEEAQTIKNWVREGGGLLITGDWYRYVYYKSLNRVTEEFGIKFNNDELMDEERNTGRPYYPVVGEFNFGHPVTKFLNETSQLYYNGDTLDVSRNAVWVIRGYSSAYAVDNSGKVVKEKGSKPIVAAAVEVGSGRIVAYGSSRALSDEYYGRYITTNWPFIKGVLLWLAGEI; encoded by the coding sequence ATGAATAAGAAAGCACTTCTCCTGATAGCTATTTTGTTTTTGAGCATGCTTCCAGCAACAGCTGCCGGCTCTGTTCCCTACCTCTCTATACACGATATCCAGTATACTACAGACCCAAGTGGAGACTCCCCGTATAAAGGAAAAACTGTGATTACGAGAGGAGTTGTTACAGCCGTTTATGGAACTAAGGGTTTCTTCATACAGGATGGCACTGGTCCTTGGAGTGGCGTCTACGTGTATCTTGCCGATTATTCAATGCCCGCTAACTTAACTATCGGAAGCTACGTCGAAGTTAAGGGTTATGTGAAGGAATTCTATGGACTCACCGAACTCTCCGTAGATAAGGACTATGGCAATTATGTGAGTGTAATTGGGACAGCCCCACTTCCCGATCCCGTGACTCTCCCAACAGGCAATGTCTCCCAAGAGCAATGGGAAGGTGTTCTGGTTAAGGTGGAAAACATAATAGTGACCGATGAGAACTTGGGTTATGGTGAGTGGGAAGTAGATGATGGCAGTGGCCCCTTGAGGGTGGATGATCTCATTTACAGATACTACCCTTCTAGAGGACAGAAGCTAGAATATGTCGTCGGAGTGGTTTACTATTCCTTTGGCAATTTTAAGCTTGAACCTAGAAGTGCGGATGATATAAAGGAGTACATTCCCTCAGTGAGAATAACAAGCCTCACAGTGCCAGATGTGGCCTATAGAGGCACTCCAGTCTCAATTGAAATGTACATCAAAAACGAAGGAGTCTTTGCCGAAAATATAACGGTGCTCCTTTCGATAGAGGATGTAGTTGTTCTAAACAAAACGTTGGAAATCAAAGCGGGAGAAGCTAAGACAGTTCAATACCAATGGACGCCACAAGCTCTTGGAAGCTATGAGATTAAGGCAGAAATTCTGGGCTATGACACAAAATATTCGGTAGTAGATGTGGTTGAGCATCCGAGAATAGTAACCAACTACCTCTTAAAGTTCTATGATTTTAGGTACACATGGGACTTAAAGCCAGCCTTTGAGAAACAATATAACCAATATTCAAGCATCCTTTCAGAATTACAAGGATATGGAGTTGGTTTTGGATCAATTGAGGACAAAATAATGGAGATAAATGAGAATGTTAAGCTAATTGAAGAGTACTATTCGAAGTATCTTGAACTAAAGCCGAGGTATTTAACTCAGTATCCAGTAGTACCTCTGAGATATCTCAGGAGGGCATATTTCCTTACAAGAGAAACTGAAGAAAAGATAAAGGAGATACTGCCTGTATTAAATGCTACATTGCAAGAGGTGAGAGAGTTAATTGCTCAACAGGCAAACCAAACTACCACACTAGGAAATCAAACAGTTCCGGGCCCAAGTAATACCACCCAGCCATCAAACCAAACCATGAATCAGACCCAAATAGAGGTTAAAGTAGTTAGAGTGCTTGTTGATGCAAGTCATGAGCAATATTACAATGACAAGAGACTCACGGGGTTGATAAACAGGATAAAAGAAGAGCTTGGATGGTTAGTAGATGTAAACTATCAAAAACCACTGACAAGTGAAATACTGTCCAAGTACGACATATTAATCATGACAAACCCAGAGGCAGATATAACCGAAGAAGAAGCGCAAACGATCAAAAACTGGGTCAGAGAAGGAGGAGGATTGCTTATAACAGGTGACTGGTATAGATACGTCTACTACAAGAGTCTCAACAGGGTCACAGAGGAATTTGGGATTAAATTCAATAATGACGAACTCATGGATGAAGAACGCAATACTGGAAGGCCGTATTATCCAGTAGTTGGTGAATTCAACTTTGGACATCCAGTCACAAAGTTCCTTAACGAAACTTCGCAGCTCTACTACAACGGAGACACTCTAGATGTGAGCCGGAATGCAGTATGGGTTATTAGGGGCTACTCAAGTGCTTACGCCGTTGATAACAGTGGAAAGGTAGTAAAAGAGAAAGGCTCAAAACCAATAGTGGCAGCAGCCGTTGAAGTGGGTAGTGGAAGGATAGTAGCTTACGGATCCAGCAGAGCTTTAAGTGACGAGTATTACGGAAGATACATAACTACCAACTGGCCTTTCATTAAAGGAGTTCTTCTGTGGCTGGCTGGAGAAATTTGA